One Xiphias gladius isolate SHS-SW01 ecotype Sanya breed wild chromosome 13, ASM1685928v1, whole genome shotgun sequence genomic window carries:
- the LOC120798356 gene encoding LOW QUALITY PROTEIN: adenylate cyclase type 8-like (The sequence of the model RefSeq protein was modified relative to this genomic sequence to represent the inferred CDS: inserted 1 base in 1 codon; substituted 2 bases at 2 genomic stop codons) encodes MDGDDRGALENGDCEAARQTGDITFSAGVSPAPGLQKRQLLWQNAVRNVIHRHNLYSLRLAGGLERGRHRITVTDAYIADINRQIRNKASRGAFWQKRRSSAARIHPAMPRIATAAQTKHQSLSDADFFVSRGSTVRGVFIPALQHTFKSADLEQLYQQFSSGQRRTSLVVTNELRKASWIXGNLVIRFWXYSVVTSLTGAGLPSSFHCYWSTGVLSTEYLYPVALLLQSRTVCVXRYLSVVSWLSQTVQVLVGVFSWAESDRSWYIFFTLFSTYTLLPLPLLWSIVAGATTSTLHLLVDVCCHYGDHTSIRKVLSKASLYLAMNTAGLFIHYLSDRTQRQAFLETRRCIEGRVRLERENHRQERLVMSILPRFLVLEMIADMAAADEYLLPQQFDKIYIHHYRDVSILFADIIGFTSLSLILSAQDLVKTLNELFGRFDRLAEEHQCLRIKILGDCYYCVSGVPEPQRGHARCCVEMGLSMINTTRYVRRDLQQEVDMRIGVHSGSVLCGVLGLQKWQFDIWSWDVDIANRLEAAGVPGRVHISRATLDCLGGVYETEAGHGRERNEFLRRHNIDTYLIRPAPREEAKPPKVRRPSYDEMTSWSAEPPFGDILGMSFILATFTNGSLTQLPDQVAAQRSGSREVNKRIRQAMEVRSSERMRKEHITTFAQVFKDAHMEGKYSQMRDELFKSNMVCSFIVLLLLMAAQALIPAPRSCPMVAQFVISGAVYSLLLLLTLGEEFKRCPAPLQSLCCWVHETKAARTLLTLTAITVNFGVASSDILWCDSSDTHINRSDSLLAPPTSTWPDVNICTHPEYMVLSGVVAMVTCAVFLRLSCVLKLAVLLLATALYTYLIETHRSHHLCRNGVCVVLMVMFVVAVLYNSRQLEATARLDFLWRLQARREVEDMKELREHNECLLLNILPVHVARHFLERDRSDEELYSQSYERVGVLFASLPGFSDVYEQKELLHQHVECLRLLNHIITDFDELLDECYFQEVEKIKTIGSSYMAASGLSPERQESEDGWHHLTELVLFALAMQETLRHINTHTGNRFQLRVGITHGPVIAGVIGATKPQYDIWGTTVNMASRMESTGVSGRIQVPESTSCILVERGFLRQLRGNVYVKGISERHGTVRTFFMSSQEERSSFMERAGGRGFAPNRNTLGAVVYSLVHARKREKLREENGGFHLVEAS; translated from the exons ATGGACGGCGACGACCGCGGCGCGCTGGAGAACGGCGACTGCGAGGCGGCGCGGCAGACCGGCGACATCACCTTCAGCGCCGGCGTAAGCCCCGCCCCCGGCCTGCAGAAGAGGCAGCTGCTGTGGCAAAACGCCGTCAGAAACGTCATCCACCGACACAACCTGTACTCGCTGAGGCTCGCCGGAGGcctggagagagggaggcaccGCATCACCGTCACCGACGCCTACATCGCAGACATCAACAG GCAGATCCGCAACAAGGCGTCTCGAGGAGCGTTCTGGCAGAAGCGGCGCTCGTCGGCGGCTCGTATCCACCCGGCGATGCCGAGGATCGCGACGGCGGCGCAGACGAAACACCAGTCTCTCAGCGACGCCGACTTCTTCGTGTCGCGGGGGTCGACGGTGCGAGGCGTCTTCATCCCCGCGCTGCAACACACATTCAA GTCTGCAGACTTGGAGCAGCTGTACCAGCAGTTTTCGTCCGGTCAGAGAAGAACCTCGCTGGTCGTCACCAACGAGCTTAGAAAGGCCTCGTGGATTTGAGGGAATCTGGTCATCAGGTTTTGGTAGTACTCCGTGGTGACCTCGTTGACCGGTGCTggtcttccctcctcttttcacTGC TACTGGAGTACTGGAGTACTGAGTACTGAGTACCTGTACCCAGTTGCACTGTTACTTCAGTCCAGGACTGTGTGTG CCAGGTACCTGTCTGTGGTGAGCTGGTTGTCTCAGACGGTCCAGGTCTTGGTCGGGGTTTTCAGTTGGGCGGAGAGCGACCGCTCCTGGTACATCTTCTTCACCCTGTTCTCCACCTACACCCTGCtgcccctccccctcctctggtCCATCGTCGCCGGGGCAACCACCTCCACCCTGCATCTCCTGGTGGACGTCTGCTGTCACTACGGCGACCACACCTCCATCAGaaag GTGTTGTCGAAGGCCTCGCTGTACCTGGCTATGAACACGGCGGGCCTGTTCATCCACTACCTGTCGGATCGGACTCAGAGACAGGCCTTCCTGGAGACCAGACGCTGCATCGAGGGACGGGTCCgactggagagagagaaccaCAGACAG GAGCGTCTGGTCATGTCCATCCTGCCCCGTTTTCTGGTTCTGGAGATGATCGCCGACATGGCCGCAGCGGACGAATATCTGCTGCCGCAGCAGTTCGACAAGATCTACATCCACCACTACAGAGACGTCAG caTCCTGTTCGCAGACATCATCGGCTTCACTTCGCTCTCGCTGATTCTCTCGGCTCAGGATCTCGTCAAAACTCTTAACGAACTCTTCGGTCGCTTCGACAGGCTGGCCGAG GAGCATCAGTGTTTGCGTATCAAGATCCTGGGGGACTGTTATTACTGTGTGTCCGGAGTCCCAGAGCCTCAGAGAGGACACGCTCGCTGCTGTGTGGAGATGGGCCTCAGCATGATCAACACCACACG TTACGTTCGTCGGGATCTGCAGCAGGAGGTGGACATGAGGATCGGCGTCCACTCCGGGTCGGTTCTTTGTGGTGTTCTGGGTCTTCAGAAGTGGCAGTTTGACATCTGGAGCTGGGACGTCGACATCGCCAACCGCCTGGAGGCTGCAGGAGTGCCGGG GCGGGTTCACATCTCCCGGGCCACTCTGGACTGTCTGGGCGGGGTCTACGAGACGGAGGCGGGGCACGGCCGGGAACGCAACGAGTTTCTGCGGAGACACAACATCGACACGTACCTGATCCGCCCGGCGCCGCGGGAGGAGGCCAAGCCGCCCAAAGTGAGACGCCCGAGTTATGACGAGATGACGAGCTGGAGCGCGGAGCCGCCGTTCGGAGACATCCTGGGGATGAGTTTT ATCCTCGCCACTTTCACCAACGGCTCACTGACCCAGCTGCCAGATCAGGTCGCGGCTCAGAGGTCGGGATCGCGAGAGGTCAACAAGAGGATCCGCCAGGCCATGGAGGTTCGCAGCAGCGAGCGCATGAGGAAGGAGCACATCACCACCTTCGCTCAGGTGTTCAAGGACGCCCACATGGAGGGAAAG tACTCCCAAATGAGAGACGAACTCTTCAAGTCCAACATGGTTTGTTCTTTCatcgtgctgctgctgctgatggccGCCCAAGCGCTGATCCCCGCGCCACG GTCGTGTCCGATGGTCGCTCAGTTCGTGATCAGTGGAGCTGTTTACTCTCTGCTCCTGTTGCTCACCCTGGGGGAGGAGTTTAAGCGCTGCCCCGCCCCTCTTCAGTCTCTCTGCTGCTGGGTTCACGAAACCAAGGCCGCCCGGACGCTGCTCACGCTCACCGCCATCACCGTCAACTTCGGAGTCGCCTCCTCGGACATC ctGTGGTGTGATTCGTCAGACACCCACATTAACAGAAGTGACTCGCTACTGGCTCCGCCCACCTCCACCTGGCCTGACGTCAACATCTGCACACATCCAGAG TACATGGTGCTGAGCGGCgtggttgccatggttacctGTGCGGTGTTCCTCAGGTTGAGTTGCGTGTTGAAGCTGGCCGTCCTCCTATTGGCCACCGCCCTCTACACCTACCTCATAGAGACACACAG GTCTCATCACCTGTGTAGGAACGGAGTTTGTGTCGTTCTCATGGTGATGTTCGTGGTGGCCGTTCTCTACAACAGCAGACAG CTGGAGGCGACGGCCCGGCTGGACTTCCTGTGGCGTCTCCAGGCGAGAAGGGAGGTGGAGGACATGAAGGAGCTGAGGGAGCACAATGAGTGTCTGCTGCTCAACATCCTGCCCGTCCACGTCGCCCGGCACTTCCTGGAGAGAGACCGCAGCGACGAG GAGTTGTACTCGCAGTCGTACGAGCGCGTCGGCGTCCTCTTCGCCTCTCTGCCGGGTTTCTCCGACGTCTACGAGCAGAAGGAGCTCCTCCATCAGCACGTCGAGTGTCTTCGCCTCCTCAACCACATCATCACCGACTTCGATGAG ctgctggatgagtgTTATTTCCAGGAGGTGGAGAAGATTAAAACCATCGGTAGTTCCTACATGGCAGCTTCTGGTCTCTCTCCTGAAAGACAG gaGAGCGAGGACGGCTGGCATCACCTCACTGAGCTGGTTCTGTTCGCTCTGGCCATGCAGGAAACACTCagacacatcaacacacacacgggaAACCGCTTCCAGCTCAGAGTCG GTATCACTCACGGCCCCGTGATCGCAGGTGTGATCGGTGCCACCAAACCTCAGTACGACATCTGGGGGACGACGGTGAACATGGCCAGCAGGATGGAGAGCACCGGAGTCAGCGGGAGGATACAG GTCCCAGAGTCCACCAGCTGTATTCTGGTCGAGCGAGGCTTCCTGCGGCAGCTCAGAGGGAACGTTTACGTCAAAGGCATCAGTGAACGTCACGGCACG GTTCGCACGTTTTTCATGAGCAGCCAGGAGGAACGGTCCAGTTTCATGGAGCGCGCTGGCGGTCGGGGATTCGCTCCGAACAGGAACACACTGGGAGCTGTGGTCTACAGCCTGGTTCATGCcaggaagagggagaaactgAGGGAGGAGAACGGGGGCTTTCACCTGGTGGAGGCATCGTAG
- the dnajc27 gene encoding dnaJ homolog subfamily C member 27, with the protein METNAPKRRDNKKSLRVKVISLGNAEVGKSCIIKRYCEKRFVPKYLATIGIDYGVTKVQVRDREIKVNIFDMAGHPFFYEVRNEFYKDSQGVLLVYDVGLRESFDALDSWLGEMKQEMGSQANMDSIVFVVCANKVDLTKRRVVDEGEGRLWAESRGFHYFETSAQSGEGINEMFQAFFSSITDMCENGGKRPVSEVSVGFTKEQADTIRRIRNSKDSWDMLGVKPGATREEVNKAYRKLAVLLHPDKCVAPGSEDAFKAVVNARTSLLKNIK; encoded by the exons ATGGAGACAAACGCACCGAAAAGACGGGACAATAAGAAATCATTGCGTGTGAAGGTAATAAGCCTCGGAAATGCCGAGGTCGGAAAG AGCTGCATCATCAAACGTTACTGTGAGAAGAGGTTCGTTCCCAAGTACTTGGCCACTATTGGTATTGACTATGGAGTCACCAA agTGCAGGTTCGTGACAGAGAAATCAAAGTGAACATCTTTGACATGGCCGGACATCCTTTCTTCTATGAA GTGCGTAACGAGTTTTATAAGGACAGTCAGGGGGTGCTGCTGGTCTATGACGTCGGCCTCAGGGAGAGTTTCGACGCTCTCGACAGCTGGCTGGGGGAGATGAAGCAGGAAATGGGCTCCCAGGCCAACATGGACAGCATCGTGTTTGTGGTCTGCGCCAACAAG GTGGACCTGACGAAGCGGCGGGTGGTGGACGAGGGGGAGGGCCGTCTGTGGGCGGAGTCCAGAGGGTTTCATTACTTTGAGACGTCGGCACAAAGCGGAGAGGGCATCAATGAGATGTTCCAG GCGTTCTTCTCCTCCATTACTGACATGTGTGAAAATGGCGGGAAGCGCCCGGTGTCGGAGGTCAGCGTCGGCTTCACCAAAGAGCAGGCCGACACCATCCGACGCATCCGAAACAGCAAAGACTCGTGGGATATGTTGGGTGTCAAACCCGGGGCCACGCG GGAGGAGGTGAACAAGGCGTACCGGAAGCTGGCGGTCCTGCTGCACCCGGATAAGTGCGTCGCCCCCGGCAGCGAAGACGCCTTCAAGGCCGTGGTGAACGCCCGCACCTCGCTGCTGAAGAACATTAAATAA
- the LOC120798255 gene encoding T-cell surface glycoprotein CD3 zeta chain-like isoform X2, giving the protein MLYDPQLCYILDGFLGLYGLFITAMFIKEKFFKPKVKETEEGIYSDLKGQETGGYAPLMRDAERGRNRRMTDDATYTGLNKRTEGEYKELPVKKERHRKNEQVYQGLSSATRDTYDSLQMQPLPAR; this is encoded by the exons ATGCTGTATGACCCTCAGCTCTGTTACATCCTGGACGGCTTCCTCGGCCTGTACGGCCTCTTCATCACCGCCATGTTCATCAAGGAGAAG TTCTTCAAACCCAAAGTGAAGGAAACGGAGGAGGGCATCTACAGC GACCTGAAAGGCCAGGAAACCGGTGGCTATGCCCCACTGATGAGAGACGCTGAGAGAGGAAGG AACCGCAGGATGACCGATGACGCCACCTACACG GGCTTGAACAAACGTACAGAGGGAGAATACAAGGAGCTTCCTGTTAAAAAAGAG CGTCACCGAAAGAACGAGCAGGTTTACCAG GGTCTGAGCTCGGCCACCAGAGATACCTACGACTCCCTCCAGATGCAGCCGCTTCCTGCTCGCTAA